From one Thalassospira lucentensis genomic stretch:
- the hpf gene encoding ribosome hibernation-promoting factor, HPF/YfiA family codes for MQITVIGKQLDVGNALRQHVVETLDPAVEKYFDHAIEATVTITKQAHLYIAQISVHVGKGMLVQAKASANEVYPAFDSACDRVAKQLRRYKRRLRDHHNANRDQYEQARIDATHYVIAQEDEDHSEDEHLNGFEPVIVAETPDRIDTLSVGEAVMRLDLGDIPALMFRNGKHGGLNVVYRRADGNIGWLDPSDKEAGAA; via the coding sequence ATGCAAATTACGGTTATTGGTAAACAACTCGACGTTGGTAACGCACTCCGTCAACACGTCGTCGAGACGTTGGACCCTGCGGTAGAGAAATATTTCGATCACGCGATCGAAGCCACGGTGACCATCACCAAACAGGCTCATCTCTATATTGCGCAGATATCGGTCCATGTCGGCAAAGGCATGTTGGTTCAGGCGAAGGCATCGGCGAATGAGGTGTATCCTGCTTTCGATTCTGCCTGTGATCGCGTCGCCAAACAGTTGCGACGTTACAAGCGGCGATTGCGTGATCACCACAATGCCAACCGTGATCAGTATGAGCAGGCAAGAATTGATGCGACACATTATGTGATCGCACAGGAAGATGAAGACCATTCAGAGGACGAACATCTCAACGGCTTTGAGCCGGTGATCGTCGCTGAAACACCGGATCGCATTGACACGCTCTCTGTCGGAGAAGCTGTTATGCGGCTCGACTTGGGGGACATTCCGGCGCTTATGTTCCGGAATGGCAAACATGGCGGATTGAATGTTGTATATCGTCGTGCTGACGGCAATATCGGGTGGCTTGACCCATCCGATAAGGAGGCTGGTGCAGCGTGA
- the rpoN gene encoding RNA polymerase factor sigma-54 — MALKARLDLRQSQSLVMTPQLQQAIKLLQFNNIELSNFIDSELLENPLLERVDPGQTFAEEGDGAVGNGDQGIDSRTNDDFSDREDRFGTDRLTSSETMSDGDSGPLDCAPDALYNGEGDISSDGSPVAGNRDYSAPYSGGTGGGSSEDLPGLEQTLADQATLRQLLDDQLNIAFADPVSRMIGSYLIDMLDESGYVAGPLEEVAESLECDMKDVLRVLAAMQGFEPVGIFARNLSECLELQLRERNRFDPAMSALLANLDLLARREFDRLRRICGVDADDLADMIAEIRTLDPRPGRTADGEPATPVIPDVLMRAAGNGDWHLELNSEALPRVLVNEDYAVQIGQGVRNREERSFLSEKLQNANWLVKALHQRATTIMKVASEIVRQQDGFFNHGVSHLRPLILRDIAEAIGMHESTVSRVTNGKFMATPRGVYELKYFFTTAISSADGGDAHSSESVRHRIKSLIDGEDPKKILSDDKLVELLQKEGIDIARRTVAKYREAMRIPSSVQRRREKKSRVS; from the coding sequence ATGGCCCTGAAGGCGCGGCTTGATCTTCGTCAGTCCCAGTCTCTTGTTATGACGCCTCAATTGCAGCAGGCGATCAAACTGCTGCAATTTAACAATATCGAGCTTTCCAATTTCATCGATAGCGAGTTATTGGAAAACCCGCTTCTGGAACGTGTTGATCCCGGTCAGACTTTTGCCGAAGAAGGCGATGGCGCGGTTGGCAACGGCGATCAGGGCATCGATTCCCGTACAAACGATGATTTTTCGGATCGCGAGGACCGTTTCGGTACCGACCGGCTGACATCCAGTGAAACCATGAGTGACGGCGATTCCGGTCCGCTCGATTGTGCCCCGGACGCCCTTTATAATGGCGAAGGTGATATCAGCTCTGATGGTTCCCCTGTTGCCGGAAATCGTGATTATTCGGCACCTTACAGCGGTGGAACAGGTGGCGGCAGTAGCGAAGATTTACCAGGGCTTGAACAGACTCTGGCCGATCAGGCGACCCTGAGACAGTTGCTTGATGATCAGCTCAACATTGCCTTTGCCGATCCCGTATCACGCATGATCGGCAGTTATCTGATCGATATGCTTGATGAAAGCGGTTATGTGGCAGGGCCACTGGAAGAAGTTGCCGAGTCCCTTGAATGCGATATGAAGGATGTGTTGCGTGTGCTCGCAGCCATGCAGGGATTCGAGCCGGTCGGCATATTTGCCCGTAACCTTTCAGAATGCCTTGAGTTGCAACTCCGTGAACGTAACCGGTTCGATCCGGCAATGTCGGCTTTGCTTGCTAATCTGGATCTGCTGGCCCGGCGTGAATTTGATCGTCTGCGCCGGATTTGCGGGGTCGATGCTGACGATCTTGCGGATATGATTGCCGAAATCCGGACACTTGACCCGCGTCCGGGGCGAACAGCTGATGGGGAACCGGCAACGCCGGTAATCCCGGATGTTTTGATGCGTGCGGCCGGAAATGGCGACTGGCATCTGGAACTAAACAGCGAGGCATTGCCGCGTGTTCTGGTGAATGAGGATTACGCCGTACAGATTGGGCAGGGGGTGCGGAACCGAGAGGAACGCAGCTTCCTGAGCGAGAAGCTCCAGAATGCGAACTGGCTGGTAAAGGCCCTGCATCAACGTGCAACTACGATCATGAAGGTCGCAAGTGAGATCGTGCGCCAGCAGGACGGATTCTTCAATCACGGCGTATCGCATCTGCGTCCGCTGATCCTGCGCGACATCGCCGAAGCAATCGGGATGCACGAAAGCACGGTATCACGGGTGACCAACGGCAAGTTTATGGCGACCCCGCGTGGCGTTTATGAATTGAAATATTTTTTCACCACTGCAATTTCGTCTGCGGACGGGGGGGATGCGCATTCTTCTGAATCTGTTCGACATCGCATCAAGTCATTGATAGATGGGGAAGATCCGAAAAAGATTTTGTCCGATGACAAACTTGTCGAGCTGCTTCAAAAGGAAGGGATCGACATCGCCCGCCGAACAGTGGCAAAATACCGCGAAGCGATGAGAATTCCCTCGTCGGTCCAGCGACGGCGCGAAAAAAAGTCGCGGGTTTCCTAG
- the lptB gene encoding LPS export ABC transporter ATP-binding protein, producing the protein MFWSRKSGKSDSTHANKAGSGSNASSGTGPRLVTANKGLVAHNLGKSFKKRPVLKDVSMSVQRGEAVGLLGPNGAGKTTSFYIITGLISPDRGNISLDGRDITMMPMYQRARMGIGYLPQEASIFRGMTVEQNIMAVLEVVEDDRIKREQNLEDLLAEFAIEHLRRTPALALSGGERRRCEIARALAAHPNFVLLDEPLAGIDPIAVGDIRDLVRHLKDRGIGVLITDHNVRETLDIIDRAYILHDGRVLMEGGPDEIVRNDDVRRVYLGDRFSL; encoded by the coding sequence TTGTTCTGGTCGCGCAAAAGCGGAAAATCCGACAGCACACATGCAAACAAGGCTGGCAGTGGCAGTAATGCATCTTCCGGCACCGGCCCGCGACTGGTAACAGCCAACAAGGGGCTGGTTGCGCACAATCTTGGTAAAAGTTTCAAGAAGCGCCCGGTGCTGAAAGATGTTTCGATGTCGGTTCAGCGTGGTGAGGCTGTTGGTCTTTTGGGGCCGAATGGAGCAGGCAAGACCACCAGTTTTTACATCATTACCGGCCTGATTTCCCCGGATCGGGGTAATATTTCGCTGGACGGGCGGGATATCACCATGATGCCGATGTATCAGCGTGCCCGCATGGGAATCGGCTATTTGCCCCAGGAAGCATCCATCTTCCGCGGTATGACCGTCGAGCAAAACATCATGGCCGTGCTTGAGGTTGTCGAGGATGACCGGATCAAGCGCGAGCAGAATCTCGAAGATCTTCTGGCCGAATTTGCCATCGAGCATTTGCGCCGGACTCCGGCCCTTGCCCTGTCGGGTGGGGAACGCCGCCGTTGCGAAATCGCACGTGCCCTTGCAGCCCATCCGAATTTCGTTCTGTTGGACGAACCGCTGGCCGGGATTGACCCGATTGCAGTCGGTGATATTCGCGATCTTGTACGTCATCTGAAAGATCGTGGCATTGGGGTCTTGATTACCGACCACAATGTGCGCGAGACTCTGGACATCATTGACCGGGCATATATCTTGCATGACGGTCGGGTTTTGATGGAAGGTGGTCCCGATGAAATCGTCAGGAATGACGATGTCAGAAGGGTTTATCTGGGCGATCGTTTCAGCCTTTGA
- a CDS encoding LptA/OstA family protein, translating to MIAIAPFAMRRFLLAAVLGGAMMVPCGGAYADPLGLAQSGGGGLEVESDNGIEWRRNEQVLIARGNAVAKRGNSRVDADELRALYRDRDGQSEIYRIIATGNVKLSSETDVATGDQAIYDIDDAVVVLTGEDLQYKTPTETLTAEESLEYWETERMAVARGNAVAVADDRTLRGDVLTARFEMGENGENELSRIDGNGNVTIRTPTDFVVGNQGVYDAKTGIATLVGSVKITRGENQLNGDRAVVDLNTGVSRLTANGNGDGKSRVRGLLVPEKDEENSPGQSGNGN from the coding sequence ATGATCGCAATTGCGCCTTTTGCAATGCGTCGTTTTTTGCTGGCAGCAGTTTTGGGTGGTGCGATGATGGTTCCGTGCGGGGGCGCCTATGCCGATCCGCTTGGTCTTGCTCAAAGCGGCGGTGGCGGGCTTGAGGTCGAGTCCGACAATGGTATTGAGTGGCGTCGCAACGAGCAGGTTTTGATCGCACGTGGCAATGCAGTTGCCAAACGCGGCAATTCGCGTGTTGATGCCGACGAGCTGCGCGCGCTTTATCGTGATCGTGACGGACAAAGCGAGATTTACCGCATTATCGCGACCGGAAACGTCAAACTGTCATCGGAAACCGACGTCGCGACCGGTGATCAGGCAATTTATGATATTGACGATGCGGTCGTCGTGTTGACGGGTGAAGATCTGCAGTACAAAACGCCGACCGAGACGCTGACAGCTGAAGAAAGCCTTGAATATTGGGAAACTGAACGAATGGCAGTCGCCCGTGGCAATGCGGTTGCTGTTGCTGATGACCGCACTCTTCGGGGGGATGTGCTGACAGCACGGTTCGAGATGGGCGAGAACGGCGAAAACGAGCTGAGCCGGATTGATGGCAACGGAAACGTTACCATTCGCACACCAACGGACTTTGTGGTTGGCAATCAAGGCGTTTACGATGCGAAAACGGGTATCGCAACCCTTGTTGGATCGGTTAAGATCACACGCGGCGAGAACCAATTGAACGGTGACCGTGCTGTTGTTGACCTGAATACGGGTGTCAGCCGATTGACCGCCAACGGAAATGGCGATGGCAAAAGTCGCGTTCGCGGCCTGCTTGTGCCGGAAAAAGACGAAGAAAACAGCCCGGGTCAATCCGGGAATGGCAACTGA
- the lptC gene encoding LPS export ABC transporter periplasmic protein LptC: MSEDRKAEVERAARTARMNDRLPSGRRDVQINPFRRTIVNMLKLVLPLIAATLVALVVLWPQIEKVQESGFRLGFSTTPDDLMENVTMSNPRFFGVDSNRQPFTVTANEAVEQPENEDRLAHVRLDAPQADITLEDGSWIALTADTGFYTESDELLDLVGTVNMYHDQGFEIHTEQAEIELGNGSAKGNEPVDGQGPFGTIKSDTGFELEDKGAIIRFLGNARLVIFDSALKGKS; encoded by the coding sequence ATGAGCGAGGATCGGAAGGCAGAGGTCGAACGGGCGGCGCGCACGGCGCGCATGAACGATCGCCTGCCGTCCGGTAGGCGCGATGTGCAGATCAATCCGTTCCGCCGAACGATTGTTAATATGCTCAAGCTGGTTCTGCCGCTGATTGCGGCAACGCTTGTCGCCCTTGTCGTGTTGTGGCCTCAGATCGAAAAAGTTCAGGAAAGCGGTTTTCGGCTTGGTTTTTCGACCACGCCCGACGATCTGATGGAAAATGTCACCATGAGCAATCCACGCTTTTTTGGCGTGGACAGCAACCGGCAGCCCTTTACCGTGACGGCTAATGAAGCCGTCGAACAGCCCGAAAACGAAGATCGTCTTGCGCATGTGCGGCTGGATGCACCGCAGGCTGATATCACGCTTGAGGACGGCTCCTGGATTGCACTGACCGCCGATACGGGGTTCTATACCGAAAGCGACGAGCTCCTCGATCTGGTCGGAACCGTGAATATGTATCACGATCAGGGGTTTGAAATTCATACCGAGCAGGCAGAGATTGAATTAGGTAATGGAAGTGCGAAAGGCAATGAACCGGTCGACGGGCAGGGGCCGTTTGGAACGATTAAATCAGACACCGGTTTCGAGCTTGAAGACAAGGGGGCGATAATCCGCTTTTTGGGAAATGCTCGACTGGTGATTTTCGATAGTGCATTGAAAGGGAAGTCATGA
- a CDS encoding SIS domain-containing protein, translated as MTVTPKLQNTPEPATEKDLEVARRVLAIEADALRDLSESLNGDFCKAIDLIESLAGRLVVTGMGKSGHIAKKIAATFASTGTPSFFVHPAEASHGDLGMIGKDDAVLALSNSGETPELSDIIAYTRRFNVPLIGMTRRPESSLAMQSDYPLILPNSPEACPNKQAPTTSTTAMLAFADALAVTLMERRGFSADDFRTFHPGGKLGQRLLHVSDVMHGVADIPLIGEDALMSEALVIMTGKSFGCVGVLDGDGKMTGIVTDGDLRRHMADNLVAMRVADVMTRNPKATRSDLLAVEALAVMNDRSITALFVVDDIGKPVGLVHIHDLLRLGVA; from the coding sequence ATGACAGTGACCCCCAAACTGCAAAACACACCCGAACCGGCAACGGAAAAGGATCTTGAAGTCGCCCGCCGGGTTTTGGCGATTGAAGCCGATGCGCTGCGCGATCTCTCGGAATCGCTGAATGGTGATTTCTGCAAGGCAATTGATCTGATTGAAAGTCTTGCAGGACGTCTGGTCGTGACTGGCATGGGAAAAAGCGGTCATATCGCAAAGAAAATTGCTGCGACCTTCGCTTCGACCGGGACGCCATCCTTCTTTGTCCATCCGGCCGAAGCCAGCCATGGCGATCTGGGCATGATCGGCAAGGACGATGCGGTGCTTGCCCTGTCGAATTCAGGTGAAACGCCGGAATTGTCCGACATCATTGCCTATACCAGACGCTTTAACGTTCCGCTGATCGGGATGACCCGTCGCCCGGAAAGTTCGTTGGCAATGCAGTCCGATTATCCACTGATTCTACCCAACAGTCCGGAAGCATGCCCCAACAAACAGGCGCCGACAACATCAACTACAGCGATGCTGGCGTTTGCCGATGCACTTGCCGTTACGCTGATGGAGCGCCGCGGCTTTAGTGCCGATGATTTCCGCACATTCCATCCCGGCGGCAAGCTGGGGCAGCGGTTGCTGCATGTAAGCGACGTCATGCATGGTGTTGCCGATATTCCGTTGATCGGCGAAGACGCCCTGATGTCCGAAGCATTGGTGATCATGACCGGAAAATCGTTTGGCTGTGTCGGTGTGCTTGATGGTGACGGCAAGATGACCGGTATCGTGACCGATGGCGATTTACGCCGGCATATGGCGGACAATCTGGTGGCGATGCGGGTTGCTGACGTTATGACGCGCAACCCCAAAGCAACCAGATCCGATCTTCTGGCGGTCGAGGCGCTTGCCGTTATGAATGATCGCAGCATCACTGCCCTGTTTGTTGTTGACGATATCGGCAAACCGGTAGGGCTTGTTCATATCCATGACCTTCTGCGTCTGGGGGTTGCGTAA
- a CDS encoding ribonuclease D produces MTNFLYHGDLPDGLDLGKVVAVDSETMGLNPHRDRLCVVQLSAGDGDAHLVKFDGENYEAPNLKKLLADPSVLKLFHFGRFDIAVMDKYLGVRCAPVYCTKIASKLVRTYTDRHGLKDLVRELVDVNLDKQQQSSDWGSADLSDEQITYAASDVLYLHKAKEELDRRLAREGRTELAQACFEFLPTRATLDLLGWEETDIFAH; encoded by the coding sequence ATGACCAATTTCCTCTATCACGGAGATTTGCCCGACGGGCTTGATCTTGGCAAAGTCGTTGCCGTTGACAGCGAAACGATGGGCCTTAATCCGCACCGCGATCGTCTGTGCGTTGTTCAGCTTTCGGCTGGTGATGGGGATGCCCATCTGGTGAAGTTTGACGGGGAAAATTATGAGGCACCTAACCTTAAGAAGCTTTTGGCTGATCCGTCGGTTCTGAAGCTGTTTCACTTTGGGCGGTTCGATATCGCCGTGATGGACAAATATCTCGGTGTGCGGTGCGCACCTGTCTATTGCACCAAGATCGCATCGAAACTGGTGCGTACCTATACCGACCGGCATGGCCTGAAGGATCTGGTGCGCGAACTGGTTGACGTTAATCTGGACAAGCAGCAGCAAAGTTCTGACTGGGGATCGGCTGATCTTTCAGACGAACAGATTACCTATGCTGCATCCGATGTGCTGTATCTGCATAAGGCCAAGGAAGAGCTTGATCGTCGTTTGGCCCGGGAAGGTCGCACCGAACTGGCACAGGCCTGCTTTGAGTTCTTGCCGACACGGGCGACGCTGGATCTGTTGGGTTGGGAAGAGACGGATATTTTCGCGCACTAA